The Peptostreptococcaceae bacterium nucleotide sequence CTGCCTGCATCGTAGGCAATACTGGTCTTGTCGGAATTCTTCCATCCGAGGTTTTCCAAAAATATCAGCTCTGTTTTTTCAAGCGGAAACAAAGGATTTTTAATGTATTCATTCATCCCAGCGGCTCCTGTTTTTTCGCCGTCAAGAAACATAAAAACAAGGTTCTTGCTCGGAGTCATATTACTTTTACTCAGTTTTTCCGAAAGCTCCAGAAGCCCCGAAATACCGCTTGCATTGTCTATTGCTCCCGGGACATGGCCGGTTTCGCCATATGCTCCATAGCCATCGTATCCTGTTGCTATAATCAGATATTCGTCGCTTTTAGGAGCCGGTATGCAAGCGATTATGTTTTCACCCGCAATGTATGGGAATCCAATTTTGACGCGAATCTCGGCGCCGTCAAAGACTCCATCCTCGGCACCGTCAATCAGCTTATCATAGACCTCGCCGGTTATGCGTGCCGTAAAAATGGATTCGATGCTCTTTCCCGAAGCATCGATGCTCTTTCTTTCTATTTCAAATCCGCCTGTTTTCGAATCGTCATAATAAAGTATACCTTGTCCCCCGCTCCTAAGCACGTGGATTTTGGCTTCATGTGTAAGATTGCTTGTCCTTGCAGCTACCACTCTGCCCGCCAGCATATGTCCCGGAATATACTCTATGGGCCCCACAGCCAGCAATATTTGTCCTGCGTAGTCTATACTTCCTCCCAAACCTTTCGTCACTGGATTGTAGTCTTTGTATATTTCAAGTGTATCCGCAAAGCCTGCGCCCATATCTTCAATCTTGAATTCCGCGGATTCGACAATAGCCGTCGTTGCGTCAAATGAAATCCCGTACCCTTCTCCCTCTAAGCTTTGAATGCCTTGCTCACGCAATGCATTTTTTATGTATTCCGAGGCTTTTTCGCCTCCTGGGGTTCCCATTTGCCGTCCTTCATAGGCATCCCCCGTCAGTTCATCTATGCGTACAAGTGCTTCCACGCAGTCTATTCCGCCATTTATAGCCTTGTCTCTTGAAACATTGCCGAGGAAAAATACAGCGAACAAAAGCAGGGGCATGATCAAAATTACTATGGTATAAAATTTATTTTTTTTCAATAATCCCACCGCCTATGAATACATGTCTTAATAATCTCGATAAAATATATTGTCCAAACTACAATCCCATGCTTACTCCATTATTTGCCTTGCAAAGCTAACTCCATTTACGCTGGCCTGCATAAGTCCTCGCGTAATTCCGGCTCCGTCCCCCAGTGCATAGAGATTCGAGATGTTCGTTTCGAAATTTTTACCAACCTTTACCCTATTGGAATAGAATTTAACCTCTACTCCATATAGGAGCGTTCCATTGCTTGCTATTCCCGGAACTATATTATCTAGGGCCTTCAGCATTTCGTCAATGTCCTTCATGATCCTATACGGCAAAACAAGAGACAAATCTCCCGGAACAGCATCAACAAGTGTCGGAACAATATTGTTTCTGGCGAGTCTTTGGACGGTAGTCCTTCTTCCGCGCCTAAAGTCCTCATAGCGCTGAACTATGACCTTGTTTCCCGAAAGCATGTTCCCGAGCTTTGCAATATGCTTTCCGTATGCTAAGGGTGCATTGAACGGCTCAGTAAAATGCTTGGTGACGAGGAGAGCAAAGTTTGTGTTTGCAGTCTTCTTATCCTCCGATTTATAGCTATGCCCGTTTACAACGGCCAGATTGTCATTATAATACTCTGTTGAAACTTCTCCACCGGGATTATTGCAGAATGTCCTTACCTTGTCGTCGAAGGTGGGCGTATAGTATACCAGCTTGCTCTCGTACATGTTTTCATCAAGCTCCCGCGTAATTTCACGGCGCGTCTCCACCCTTACCCCTATATCGACATCCCCTACTTCCGTATCTATTGCATATTTCTCGCAGATGGCCTTGAACCATTCAGAGCCCTCCCTCCCAATGGATACTACAACCTTTTCGCCAAAGTAGTCTTTGTCAGCCACTACTCCGCATACGGTTCCGTCCTCAATAAGAAGGTCCTTCACCGGATTTCTGAAGGAAAGCTCCACGCCTATTTCCTGCAAATGCTTCTGCAGCTCCGTGTATATAGTGTTTCCAACTTCCGTTCCCATATGCCTTATTGGGCATTCTATCAGATTAAGATTGCTCTCTATGGCCTTTTTCCGTATGGATTTTATGCCTTCGCTCTCATCCATTCCGTATACCCTTTTGTCTGCGCCGAATTTAATGTATAGTCCATCCACATACTTAATCAGCCTTCGTGTCTCATCTCGGCCAATATAGGTCGGCAGATTACCTCCCACTTCCTCGGAAAGCGACAGCTTTCCGTCCGACCAAGCGCCGGCTCCGGCGAAGCCTGTCGTTATATTGCATGGATTACAGCCCACGCACTTTCCTGTGATACGTTTCGGACATGTGCGTTTTTCGATCGGGTTGCCCTTTTCAAGCATCAGTATTTCGCATGATTCGTCCAATTTCTTTAATTCAAGCGCAGCGAAAATTCCCGAAGGTCCAGCCCCTACAATAATATAATCCCATTTTTTCATGTTCCT carries:
- a CDS encoding FAD-dependent oxidoreductase, which codes for MKKWDYIIVGAGPSGIFAALELKKLDESCEILMLEKGNPIEKRTCPKRITGKCVGCNPCNITTGFAGAGAWSDGKLSLSEEVGGNLPTYIGRDETRRLIKYVDGLYIKFGADKRVYGMDESEGIKSIRKKAIESNLNLIECPIRHMGTEVGNTIYTELQKHLQEIGVELSFRNPVKDLLIEDGTVCGVVADKDYFGEKVVVSIGREGSEWFKAICEKYAIDTEVGDVDIGVRVETRREITRELDENMYESKLVYYTPTFDDKVRTFCNNPGGEVSTEYYNDNLAVVNGHSYKSEDKKTANTNFALLVTKHFTEPFNAPLAYGKHIAKLGNMLSGNKVIVQRYEDFRRGRRTTVQRLARNNIVPTLVDAVPGDLSLVLPYRIMKDIDEMLKALDNIVPGIASNGTLLYGVEVKFYSNRVKVGKNFETNISNLYALGDGAGITRGLMQASVNGVSFARQIME